One window of Agromyces rhizosphaerae genomic DNA carries:
- a CDS encoding alpha-L-fucosidase has protein sequence MTDTTWTDLERPLPEWFARAKFGIFIHWGAYSVPAWGEPIGALGEIPDDTWFAHNPYAEWYFNTIRIPGSPAAEHHRETYGDAPYDDFLDQWGAEDFDPADWAKLFARAGAEYVVPTTKHHDGIALWDAPGTGDRNTVRRGPYRDLIGAIADAVRAEGLRFGVYYSGGLDWSVTDFPPHTTGEEVRSLRPNDAAYHFYAAAHVRDLVERYRPDVLWNDIEWPDAGKHLAPGGLHELFADYFAANPDGVVNDRWGDTYSDYATTEYSAMSENETKDVWENNRGLGYSFGYNRIESTDEILDTMQLAKHWVGVVAKGGRLLVNVGPTAEGLIPDLQRATLEGFGDWKRPLVEAAASVSERSPQPESDAAGWRREWRTPTELITFVDAPGEYRVAGEGLDLGRVRVLSGDVGTEVDGDDLVLRVAAVPGGPAAVAIARG, from the coding sequence ATGACCGACACGACCTGGACCGACCTCGAGCGTCCGCTGCCCGAGTGGTTCGCGCGCGCGAAGTTCGGCATCTTCATCCACTGGGGCGCGTACTCCGTACCCGCCTGGGGCGAGCCCATCGGTGCGCTCGGCGAGATCCCCGACGACACCTGGTTCGCGCACAACCCGTACGCGGAGTGGTACTTCAACACCATCCGCATCCCGGGCAGCCCGGCGGCTGAGCACCATCGCGAGACCTACGGGGACGCCCCGTACGACGACTTCCTCGACCAGTGGGGCGCGGAGGACTTCGATCCCGCCGACTGGGCCAAGCTGTTCGCGCGTGCCGGCGCCGAATACGTCGTGCCCACCACGAAGCACCATGACGGCATCGCGCTGTGGGACGCTCCGGGCACGGGCGACCGCAACACGGTGCGCCGCGGTCCGTACCGCGACCTCATCGGCGCCATCGCCGACGCGGTGCGCGCCGAGGGGCTCCGGTTCGGCGTGTACTACTCGGGCGGACTCGACTGGTCGGTCACCGACTTCCCGCCGCACACGACCGGCGAGGAGGTGCGCAGCCTCCGGCCCAACGACGCCGCGTACCACTTCTACGCCGCGGCCCACGTGCGCGACCTCGTCGAGCGCTACCGGCCCGACGTGCTCTGGAACGACATCGAGTGGCCCGACGCCGGGAAGCACCTCGCGCCCGGCGGGCTGCACGAGCTCTTCGCCGACTACTTCGCGGCGAACCCCGATGGCGTCGTCAACGACCGCTGGGGCGACACCTACTCCGACTACGCCACCACCGAGTACTCGGCGATGAGCGAGAACGAGACGAAGGACGTCTGGGAGAACAACCGCGGCCTCGGGTACTCGTTCGGCTACAACCGCATCGAGTCGACCGACGAGATCCTCGACACCATGCAGCTCGCGAAGCACTGGGTCGGCGTCGTCGCCAAGGGCGGCCGCCTGCTGGTGAACGTCGGTCCGACCGCCGAGGGGCTCATCCCCGACCTGCAGCGCGCCACGCTCGAGGGCTTCGGCGACTGGAAGCGCCCGCTGGTCGAGGCGGCCGCGTCGGTGAGCGAGCGCTCGCCGCAGCCCGAGTCGGATGCCGCGGGCTGGCGTCGCGAGTGGCGCACGCCGACCGAGCTGATCACGTTCGTCGACGCGCCGGGGGAGTACCGCGTCGCGGGCGAGGGCCTCGACCTCGGCCGGGTGCGCGTGCTCTCCGGCGACGTCGGGACCGAGGTCGACGGGGACGACCTCGTGCTGCGTGTCGCGGCGGTCCCCGGGGGACCCGCGGCGGTGGCCATCGCGCGGGGCTGA